From a region of the Fervidicoccaceae archaeon genome:
- a CDS encoding DegT/DnrJ/EryC1/StrS family aminotransferase, producing the protein MSIKIPISKPIIENEEIEAVVNVLKSGMLTRGKETENFEKEFASYVGAKYAVSVMNGTIALETALRALGIRSGDEVIVPDFTFIATANAVINVGARPVFADIDERTYCIDPDSINELITNRTKAIIPVHLFGHPADMDAINEIAEDNRLLVLEDSAQAHGAEIKGEKVGSLGHASAFSFYATKNMMTGEGGMVTTSIDSVHELLLKLRKHGEAKRYLSDMIGSNLFMTEMQAALGRVQLRKLDKWNDIRRNNAKFYIEKLSSVKDIVLPSELPGYKHVYHQFVIRVPAEIRDKLIDYLTKKGIGTAIHYPYPLHDHPVYRALGYPESLNPVSKKVAKEVLSIPVHPLLSKDDLEYIAISILEFFNQGK; encoded by the coding sequence ATGAGCATAAAAATTCCAATTTCAAAACCCATAATAGAAAATGAAGAGATAGAGGCAGTTGTTAATGTCTTGAAATCGGGAATGCTGACAAGAGGGAAAGAGACCGAGAACTTCGAGAAGGAGTTTGCCTCATATGTTGGAGCAAAATATGCAGTCAGCGTAATGAATGGGACAATAGCCCTAGAAACAGCGCTTAGAGCTCTTGGGATTAGAAGTGGAGATGAAGTAATAGTACCTGATTTCACTTTTATAGCAACGGCAAACGCAGTTATCAATGTAGGAGCGAGACCTGTATTTGCTGATATAGATGAGAGAACCTACTGCATCGATCCAGACTCGATCAATGAGCTAATAACAAACAGAACAAAGGCGATAATACCTGTGCATTTGTTCGGCCATCCAGCTGATATGGATGCTATTAATGAAATAGCAGAAGACAATAGGCTGCTTGTTCTTGAGGACTCTGCTCAAGCACATGGAGCTGAAATAAAAGGAGAGAAAGTTGGATCCCTTGGCCATGCATCAGCATTCAGTTTCTATGCTACGAAGAACATGATGACAGGAGAAGGAGGAATGGTAACAACTAGCATAGATAGTGTTCACGAGCTTCTCTTGAAGTTGAGAAAGCATGGAGAGGCTAAGCGATATCTGAGCGATATGATTGGAAGCAATTTGTTCATGACTGAGATGCAGGCTGCATTGGGAAGGGTTCAGCTTAGAAAGCTGGACAAGTGGAACGATATCAGGAGGAATAATGCGAAATTCTACATAGAAAAGCTCTCCTCTGTCAAGGATATAGTTCTTCCAAGTGAGCTTCCTGGATACAAACATGTCTATCACCAATTTGTCATAAGGGTTCCAGCGGAGATTAGAGACAAGCTAATTGATTATCTAACTAAGAAGGGAATTGGGACAGCAATACATTACCCATATCCGCTCCACGACCATCCTGTATATAGAGCTCTTGGATACCCTGAAAGCCTCAATCCTGTTTCGAAGAAAGTAGCTAAGGAGGTTCTCAGCATTCCTGTTCATCCTCTCTTGAGCAAAGACGATCTCGAATATATTGCAATTTCTATATTGGAATTCTTCAACCAGGGGAAGTGA
- a CDS encoding RNA ligase, producing MITYKSLAKALNITEIRARRLLKSKSLRRASYNDFEYLVFRRDLGPYPEGTTVIFHNDYEPAVIPGYPQIARILILNKAVPQHFKDLVVVEEKMNGYNVRVVEYAGKLLALTRGGFICPYTTHRLERIFREREVDELDGHIVFGEVVGEENPYTRYSYPECRDFCFYVIDIMKNRSFLPVDSKKEFCESKGLDCVRELARVKKDEVEKIWEIIKKMEVERREGVVLKDPFNRVPPLKYTTSTTNIGDIAEGMKFLFDEGKTYIFPRVLREIFKNFEESSPKEVLSERARMLGEALLLEPIEAIRKVNLGEAVAEEFVLKFYSENVIDEFLSFMQKQGILLNIKNMERENDEILIWFMKPKRTNLELRNIMSTGISPID from the coding sequence ATGATAACCTATAAATCGCTTGCAAAGGCTTTAAACATAACTGAGATAAGGGCAAGAAGACTCCTGAAATCTAAAAGCTTGAGAAGAGCATCCTACAACGATTTTGAATATTTAGTTTTTAGGAGGGATCTTGGTCCATATCCTGAGGGGACAACAGTTATATTTCACAACGATTACGAACCTGCTGTTATTCCAGGCTATCCGCAAATAGCTCGAATACTTATCCTAAATAAGGCAGTACCTCAGCACTTTAAGGACTTGGTAGTTGTTGAAGAAAAAATGAATGGATACAATGTGAGAGTAGTGGAGTATGCCGGTAAGCTATTGGCTCTTACGAGGGGGGGATTCATTTGCCCATATACAACTCATAGGCTCGAGAGGATTTTTAGGGAAAGAGAGGTGGATGAGCTGGATGGGCACATTGTCTTCGGAGAGGTTGTTGGCGAGGAAAATCCATATACGAGATACAGCTATCCAGAGTGCAGAGATTTCTGCTTCTATGTTATCGATATTATGAAAAATAGGTCTTTTCTCCCGGTAGATTCGAAAAAGGAGTTCTGTGAATCCAAAGGCCTAGACTGTGTTAGAGAATTAGCAAGGGTAAAAAAAGATGAAGTTGAGAAGATATGGGAAATAATCAAAAAGATGGAAGTTGAGCGGAGAGAGGGGGTTGTTCTCAAAGATCCCTTCAACAGAGTTCCACCTCTCAAATATACTACGTCTACAACAAACATTGGAGATATTGCTGAGGGAATGAAGTTCCTCTTTGATGAGGGAAAAACCTACATTTTTCCGAGGGTGCTCAGAGAAATTTTTAAGAACTTCGAGGAAAGCTCTCCTAAGGAAGTTCTAAGTGAAAGAGCGAGGATGTTGGGCGAGGCTCTCTTGCTGGAACCTATTGAGGCTATAAGAAAGGTTAATTTAGGAGAAGCAGTAGCTGAGGAATTTGTGCTGAAGTTCTATTCAGAGAATGTTATAGATGAATTCTTGAGCTTCATGCAGAAACAGGGAATTCTTCTAAACATAAAAAACATGGAAAGGGAAAACGATGAAATATTGATATGGTTCATGAAGCCAAAGAGGACAAATTTAGAGCTGAGGAACATAATGAGCACGGGCATCTCCCCAATTGATTGA
- a CDS encoding RNA ligase partner protein, producing MPIVTQQESKNRRSRKGPLSIHVIDTSAFSDPRLKNLLESSDLDSTMKAISALIAELRFKLDLLFYTTPSMANEMRKYLLSNGVSINTVNDLFAWIIVKAPDMLTTKIPAVIMNEYISSIRLRTFRGLRLLEDLIKRAIASNLDKLDKNKVYAELIHEAREKYREIMRKGIVDSPEDFDVIILAYELKGTLVTNDEGIKRLAEKMGIIVIDPITFIEGLKKLKIMLSG from the coding sequence ATCCCAATAGTAACTCAACAGGAGTCAAAAAATCGTCGCTCGAGGAAAGGACCTCTCTCCATTCATGTAATAGACACTAGTGCATTCAGCGATCCTAGGCTAAAGAATTTGCTTGAATCCAGCGATCTTGACTCGACAATGAAGGCCATTTCTGCTCTTATAGCTGAGCTCAGGTTCAAGCTTGACTTGCTTTTCTATACAACCCCTTCAATGGCAAACGAGATGAGAAAGTATTTGCTATCAAATGGAGTGAGCATCAACACTGTTAATGATCTTTTTGCCTGGATAATAGTAAAGGCTCCAGATATGCTTACTACAAAGATTCCTGCAGTAATTATGAATGAATACATTTCATCTATTAGACTCAGAACGTTTAGAGGACTCAGGCTCCTGGAAGATTTGATAAAGAGAGCAATAGCAAGTAATCTAGATAAATTAGATAAAAATAAAGTGTATGCTGAGCTCATACATGAAGCAAGAGAAAAGTATCGTGAAATCATGAGGAAGGGAATTGTCGATAGTCCTGAGGACTTCGATGTTATAATATTAGCATACGAGCTCAAAGGAACTCTCGTCACCAACGATGAAGGAATCAAGAGGTTGGCAGAGAAGATGGGAATTATTGTAATTGATCCAATAACATTTATAGAAGGATTAAAGAAGCTAAAAATAATGCTATCAGGATAA
- the leuS gene encoding leucine--tRNA ligase encodes MSRKWRKLWEDERLYEPEPDSSKKKFFLTAAYPYPNAPLHLGHARTYLIPDIVARYKRMRGYNVLFPMGFHFTGTPILTATESLLKRDEGLLREYRELYEVSDEEIEKIKTPLDLATYFKRRAENDMKDYLLSIDWRREFTTVDEEYKSFIRWQFSKLREKNYIVRGTHPVGWCPLHQMPVGMHDTKGDVEPEIEELFLIHFQAVDGTIFPAATLRPETVFGAVNIWVNPNSTYVIAAIDERKMLLSKEAYRKISFQKKNVNPPERELKGKELAGTYVKNPMTGKRIPVIPASFVDEGFGTGVVMSVPAHAPYDFVSLLELKKEAVRSEANSDFSNIEPIKVIHLRGYSDIPARDIVVSMNIESTNQKELLDKATKELYLKEFNEGIMDPSIGKIPEDEESKRFASSIAGMPVKEARRIVVEFLKKRGSADTFYEIANRPVYCRCGTEIVVKILENQWFIDYENEEWKSIVRRALNEMVEIIPPEYKSWFLNVVDWLKKRACARSRGMGTPLPWDDKWIIESLSDSTIYMAFYTVISKIRGLGIRPELLDGEFWDYVFLGKGNSEKLSEKLGISLNALQSIRNEFLYWYPLDNRHSGKDLVPNHLTFMIFNHAAIFPEKLWPKRIIVNGHIMVEGEKMSKSLGNFIPLFRAIREVGPNSLRLILTYSAEIGNDANYSRELIPIVQDRLRRISELIEVISSNNAEEEEEDIADKWLKSMMRRRIINATESMEKYAFRDASIEIYFKLEQDIRRYISIKSSPNWRVLKSIAEEWVKMMSPITPAFAEEMWHLLGKNSSVTVEEWPSPEKMDYHPQEEVLFTMINRIENDVENIRKALKKEPSEVVVVVSSSDKWAVIQKLFAMLHSGAQMRDLMKEIARLNLGARPQETSEYIYELFQSLPEDLRKFLMHSNIDEAETLKSASYILEKELGLKVRIIRETEIEAQELIRRRRPIPFRPTISFIF; translated from the coding sequence ATCTCAAGAAAGTGGAGAAAACTTTGGGAAGATGAAAGGCTATATGAACCTGAACCAGATTCTAGCAAGAAAAAATTCTTTCTTACAGCAGCATATCCTTATCCCAATGCTCCTCTACATCTTGGACATGCCAGAACATACCTTATTCCGGACATAGTAGCAAGGTACAAGAGAATGAGGGGATATAACGTACTCTTTCCCATGGGATTTCACTTTACTGGAACTCCAATACTTACCGCGACAGAGTCCCTTCTCAAGCGTGATGAGGGATTGCTCAGGGAGTACAGAGAGCTATATGAAGTTAGCGATGAGGAAATTGAGAAGATTAAGACTCCACTTGACCTAGCTACCTACTTCAAAAGAAGAGCAGAAAACGATATGAAAGATTATCTTCTCTCCATTGATTGGAGAAGAGAGTTCACTACAGTAGATGAGGAGTACAAATCATTCATTAGATGGCAGTTCTCCAAGCTCAGAGAAAAGAACTACATAGTCAGGGGAACGCATCCCGTAGGATGGTGTCCCCTTCATCAGATGCCTGTGGGGATGCATGACACCAAGGGCGATGTTGAGCCAGAAATTGAGGAGCTCTTTCTTATACACTTTCAAGCAGTTGACGGAACGATTTTTCCAGCTGCAACGCTTAGACCTGAAACAGTTTTTGGTGCCGTTAACATTTGGGTAAACCCAAATTCGACGTACGTAATCGCAGCTATTGATGAGAGGAAAATGCTTCTTTCCAAGGAAGCTTATAGAAAGATATCATTCCAGAAGAAAAATGTTAATCCTCCTGAAAGAGAATTGAAGGGAAAAGAGCTTGCCGGTACTTATGTAAAGAATCCAATGACAGGGAAGAGAATACCAGTTATTCCAGCATCATTTGTAGATGAGGGCTTCGGCACTGGAGTTGTTATGAGCGTTCCTGCTCATGCGCCATACGACTTTGTCTCACTCCTTGAATTGAAAAAGGAAGCAGTTAGAAGCGAAGCAAATAGTGATTTCTCAAATATAGAGCCAATAAAGGTAATCCATCTGAGAGGATATTCTGATATTCCTGCCAGGGATATAGTGGTATCAATGAATATTGAGAGCACAAATCAGAAAGAACTTCTTGACAAAGCAACTAAGGAATTATATTTGAAAGAATTCAATGAAGGGATAATGGATCCATCAATAGGCAAAATTCCAGAGGACGAAGAATCAAAAAGGTTTGCCTCAAGCATTGCTGGAATGCCTGTAAAGGAAGCGAGAAGGATCGTTGTGGAATTCCTAAAAAAGAGAGGCAGCGCTGACACTTTTTATGAGATTGCTAATAGACCAGTCTATTGCAGGTGCGGTACAGAAATTGTCGTAAAGATTCTCGAGAACCAATGGTTCATAGACTATGAGAACGAGGAATGGAAAAGCATCGTGAGAAGGGCCTTGAATGAAATGGTCGAAATAATTCCTCCTGAATACAAGAGCTGGTTCCTAAATGTAGTCGATTGGCTGAAAAAGAGGGCCTGTGCTAGGAGCAGAGGAATGGGAACCCCTTTGCCTTGGGATGATAAATGGATAATTGAGAGTTTGAGCGATTCTACAATTTATATGGCTTTCTATACAGTTATTTCAAAAATAAGGGGCTTGGGGATTCGCCCAGAATTGCTGGATGGAGAGTTCTGGGACTATGTCTTTCTTGGAAAGGGAAATTCAGAGAAGCTCTCTGAGAAACTGGGAATCAGCTTAAATGCTCTGCAGAGTATTAGGAATGAGTTTCTTTACTGGTATCCCCTTGACAATAGACACAGTGGAAAGGATCTTGTTCCGAACCATTTAACTTTCATGATATTCAACCACGCAGCCATATTTCCAGAAAAACTATGGCCAAAGAGAATTATAGTGAATGGCCATATAATGGTCGAAGGAGAAAAAATGAGCAAGAGCTTGGGGAACTTCATACCCCTTTTTAGGGCAATTAGAGAAGTCGGGCCAAACTCGCTGCGCCTCATATTAACATATTCTGCTGAAATTGGTAATGATGCGAATTACAGCAGAGAGCTTATTCCCATAGTTCAAGATAGGCTCAGAAGGATATCTGAGCTAATAGAAGTAATCAGTTCAAACAATGCTGAGGAAGAGGAAGAGGACATCGCAGATAAATGGCTAAAGAGTATGATGAGAAGGAGAATCATTAATGCCACAGAAAGTATGGAAAAATATGCGTTCAGAGACGCTTCCATAGAAATATATTTCAAGCTGGAACAGGATATACGCCGATACATCTCAATAAAAAGCTCCCCCAATTGGAGAGTTCTCAAGAGCATTGCTGAGGAATGGGTAAAAATGATGTCTCCCATTACACCAGCATTTGCTGAAGAGATGTGGCATCTCCTTGGAAAGAATAGTTCCGTAACTGTTGAAGAATGGCCCTCTCCAGAGAAAATGGATTACCATCCACAAGAAGAGGTACTCTTCACCATGATAAACAGAATAGAAAATGATGTTGAGAACATTAGAAAAGCCCTCAAGAAGGAGCCGAGTGAAGTTGTGGTAGTAGTGTCTTCTTCAGATAAATGGGCAGTGATTCAGAAGCTGTTCGCAATGCTTCATTCAGGAGCTCAGATGAGAGATCTCATGAAAGAAATTGCAAGGCTTAATCTCGGAGCAAGGCCTCAGGAAACTTCAGAATATATATATGAGCTCTTCCAGAGCCTTCCAGAAGATCTGAGAAAATTCCTCATGCATTCTAACATAGACGAAGCAGAAACTCTAAAATCTGCTTCCTATATACTGGAGAAAGAGCTTGGATTGAAGGTCAGAATAATAAGAGAGACCGAAATCGAAGCTCAAGAATTGATAAGAAGAAGGAGACCAATACCATTTCGCCCAACAATTAGCTTCATTTTCTAA
- a CDS encoding class I SAM-dependent methyltransferase, translated as MPSEDVEKVMRELKKEIGEEFLNRHLDIVLKSREMKILLETLSRGKSSEDLRRLKEFKALVKKCRMIGYYEERRFRGSKGEEISIEERGSDLEKITDRIASIFTHMNGRTILDIGSGTFPIYLAKKLPAGTVYIAIDSRREVIDDLRRFTYQGINLIPVLCDASKADFRSILKDNGFLRADLALLLRVLRVLMRTRKIDPLEFIESIPASSILISEPTISLVKKREIRRRERNFLLTLARKIEERGIYANYEIWSFGNEIFLFLK; from the coding sequence GTGCCATCAGAGGATGTTGAAAAAGTAATGAGAGAATTGAAAAAAGAAATTGGAGAGGAGTTTCTGAATAGACATCTTGATATAGTTTTGAAAAGTAGAGAAATGAAAATACTCCTTGAAACCTTGTCTAGAGGAAAATCCTCCGAAGATTTAAGAAGACTTAAGGAATTCAAGGCTCTCGTGAAAAAGTGCAGAATGATAGGATATTATGAAGAAAGGAGATTTAGAGGTAGTAAAGGAGAGGAAATCAGCATAGAGGAAAGAGGAAGCGATCTGGAAAAAATAACCGACAGAATAGCATCGATATTCACACATATGAATGGAAGGACAATTCTTGATATTGGCAGTGGGACTTTTCCCATATATCTAGCAAAAAAGCTTCCGGCTGGTACTGTATATATAGCTATTGACTCAAGAAGAGAAGTCATTGATGATCTAAGAAGATTTACTTATCAAGGGATAAATTTGATTCCTGTTTTATGTGATGCCTCGAAGGCAGACTTCAGAAGCATCTTGAAAGATAATGGATTTTTAAGGGCCGATCTTGCTCTTCTTCTGAGAGTTCTCAGAGTGCTTATGAGAACTAGAAAAATAGATCCCTTAGAATTCATAGAATCAATTCCAGCCAGTTCGATACTTATAAGCGAACCAACAATAAGCTTAGTGAAAAAGAGAGAGATCAGAAGGAGGGAAAGGAATTTTCTCCTAACTTTAGCGAGGAAAATTGAAGAGAGGGGCATCTATGCCAATTATGAAATATGGAGCTTTGGAAATGAGATTTTTCTATTTCTAAAATAA
- the glnA gene encoding type I glutamate--ammonia ligase, with translation MSENVLEEIRKNKLRWINLFLTDLVGQLHQVTISSTLVNEETIKDGFGKLDGSSIAGFKEIFESDLVLRIIADTFRTDPFFQMTGDAFVAVFDSFGTNRLEKDPRFVAEKAESALNSEGYSPLVGTELEFHIFDDVKAWLSSKSSGYRIRSSVAGFEKKRNYSLSPKGGYYVPPPFDDSLEIRKEIGEILENSFKISVEAHHHEVGAAGQGEINFQSSTPPKIGDSVQIVKYVSRLVARKYGKIITFMPKPIYGDNGSGMHVHVSLWKGSSNLFYDESDSYASLSQIARYFIGGLIEHGRAISAIVSPTVNSYKRLLPGYEAPIFLAWSKGNRSAAIRIPSYHKDTKSSKRIEYRPPDPSSNPYLAVSAVLLAGLDGLKKKIDPGDPVDENIYHMPPDKIREKGILKLPSSLDEALDELESDHEFLLPAFSKSLIEKYIEVKREEARKLSSLISPAEIYFYLNT, from the coding sequence ATGAGCGAAAACGTGCTTGAAGAGATAAGAAAAAACAAGCTAAGATGGATAAACCTATTTCTCACAGATCTTGTTGGCCAGCTCCACCAGGTAACAATATCTTCAACGCTAGTTAATGAGGAAACAATTAAAGACGGTTTTGGGAAGCTGGATGGAAGCAGCATAGCTGGCTTCAAAGAAATATTTGAAAGCGACCTGGTTCTCCGAATCATAGCAGATACATTTAGAACCGATCCCTTCTTTCAAATGACTGGGGATGCCTTCGTTGCAGTTTTTGATAGTTTTGGCACTAATAGACTTGAAAAGGATCCGAGATTCGTGGCAGAAAAAGCTGAGTCAGCTTTGAACTCTGAAGGATATTCTCCTCTAGTTGGAACAGAGCTGGAGTTCCACATATTTGATGATGTTAAGGCCTGGCTTTCAAGTAAATCCTCTGGATATAGAATACGCTCCTCAGTTGCTGGATTTGAGAAGAAAAGGAACTACTCTCTATCTCCAAAGGGAGGATATTACGTTCCTCCTCCTTTTGATGACTCCCTGGAAATAAGGAAAGAAATAGGGGAAATACTTGAGAACAGCTTCAAAATATCCGTTGAGGCTCACCACCATGAAGTCGGTGCAGCAGGACAAGGTGAGATAAATTTTCAATCATCGACCCCTCCAAAAATAGGAGACTCAGTTCAGATAGTGAAGTATGTGTCCAGATTGGTTGCAAGGAAATACGGTAAAATTATAACATTTATGCCAAAACCAATTTATGGAGACAATGGAAGCGGAATGCATGTGCATGTAAGCTTGTGGAAAGGTAGCAGCAACTTGTTCTATGATGAGTCAGACAGCTATGCTAGCCTCAGCCAAATAGCTAGGTATTTTATTGGAGGGCTGATTGAGCACGGAAGAGCTATTTCAGCTATAGTATCTCCAACCGTCAATAGCTATAAGAGGCTTCTTCCAGGCTACGAGGCTCCAATATTTCTTGCTTGGAGCAAGGGGAACAGAAGTGCAGCAATTAGAATACCTTCTTATCATAAAGACACAAAATCATCAAAGAGGATTGAATACAGACCTCCAGATCCCTCTTCCAACCCATATTTAGCAGTTTCGGCGGTACTTCTTGCAGGCCTTGATGGCCTTAAAAAGAAAATCGATCCAGGAGATCCTGTTGATGAGAACATCTATCATATGCCTCCTGATAAAATCAGAGAGAAAGGTATCTTGAAGCTCCCATCATCATTGGATGAAGCTCTTGACGAGCTTGAATCAGATCATGAATTTCTCCTCCCAGCATTTTCGAAGAGCCTAATAGAGAAATACATAGAAGTTAAGAGAGAGGAGGCTAGGAAGCTGAGTTCCTTGATATCACCTGCAGAAATTTACTTCTATCTGAATACTTGA